The genomic segment ttatgcattttcaaccCTACAAAAATATGGGGTCGTTATACAATTATAGGCGATTTTAACATGTCCGGCTGTCAGTctgtttttttaattcaatctacagcctaaagttcaaagatgacctataatatgatatagcaaCTGATCTTCCCATAAGAAATCTTAAGTTCATAAGAGTtcatggagaatataggcgacgtatgaaccacgagctgtaggACGACGATATACAAAGGCcagtcagaatggatgaagaagctccatcaaagtcttttgaagacaaacatggtggtacacccaaaccgggacgacctaaagcccgatggaaagatcaagtggtggaagacacctcgaaacttgatgcCAGTGATTATaaaataagcgcagaagatcgaggcgcttggaaagctattctacgttcggctagtggaacaaatgttctgtcatagccaattgaacaataaacgaacaatatttggcatatttctctttttacatcaaaatataaagcttggaaaaaagtgaaattttacacatttttcctaaataaaaatgtttccttggcttattttacgaaaatttataataaaaataaaaaatcattattgCTACATTATTTTGTAGAGTTAGCGCAATCcgtaaaaaatgtgttttttagaCATAAATTAGTAATATACAGCCAATACATACGAGGGCGGTTCGGAAACTTTTTAGCCTAGCACAAAAAGCGCGGTATAAACAGAGAAAAAACTAAATGTTTATGAAACTTCCATCTCTGCTATGAACGcatgttaaattttgtttcgATCTGGCAACTCCTTCATATAGAAACAGGTGTTTACAATGGGAAAAATTAGAAATTCGTGGTGTcattaaatatttacataaaaaagATTTATCGGGACAAGAAATTCATAATGATATGGTGTATATGTTAGGTGAAAGTGCTCCTTCACTCCTTCATATGCAACAGTAAAAAATTGGATTGCTTAATTTAGACGTGGCCATACAAGCAAGCATTGAAGATGAACCACATAGTGGACGtccaaaaacagcaacaacaacagaaattttagccaaagtgCATGCTATGGTATTAAATGATCGACGAATAAAAGTGCGTGAAATAGCTAATATCATGGGCATCTCAAATGATCGAGTCCATTTAATTCTGCATGAAGAACTACAGATGAAAAGGCTTTCGGCAAGATGGGTGCCGCATTTGTTAACAGTCGACCAAACACACATAAGAATGAACAATTCTCAAGTTTGCTTGAATAGTTTTAAGCGAAATAAAATGGATTTTAAGCGTCGTTTCATAAGATGAGACACGGATCCACCACTATACTCCAGAGACAAAAGAACAATCCAAACAATGGACTGAAGCTGGAGGAAgtgccccaaaaaaaaaaggccaAAGCAATTCAATCAGCTGTTAAGGTTGTGGCAACGTTTTTTTGGGtcttcaaaggtattttaatgcTTGACTATCTGCAAAAGGGTAAAACAATAAATTCAGAGTACTATTGCAACCTTTTGGATCAATTAAATGTGCAAATTCGAGAAAAACGTCCTGGCTTgcaacacaaaaaaatagtttttcatCAAGACAACGCACCAGCGCACAAGAGTGTTTTAACAatggctaaaatcaacgaaTTAAAGTACGAGTTGCTTGACCACCCATCAAATGAAGATGCAATTACAGTTGAAAACCACTATTTTAATCAAGACATAGAATTGCTAGATAAGCGTTGAACTAAGTGTATTGAAGTTTCAGGagattatattaaaaaataaaaatatttttgaaaaattaactaTTCTCCTTCATTGATAGGCTAAGAAGTTTCCGAACCGCCCTCCTATATTAAAATGTTCGCAAAGTCACTGATGCGAAAATGCAACACCTGTCGAAAATGGCTTAAGGTGacgatatatttttataccctccaccataggataagagtatactaatttcgtcattctgtttgtaaatatcgaaatatgcgtctgagaccccataaagtatatatattcttgattgtcatgtcaatctaagtcgatttagccatgtcagtccgtccgtccgtctgtcgaaagcacgccaactttcgaaggagcaaagctagccgcttgaaattttgcacaaatactttttattagtgtaggtcggttgggattgtaaaagggccaaatcggttcatattttgatatagctgccatataaactcatcttgggtcctgaattcttgagccattagagcgggcaattcttatccgattatccgaaattttgcatgagatgttttgttatggcttccagcaactgtgctaagtatggcgcaaatcggtaaataacctgatatagttaccatataaaccgatcttgacttcttgagcctctagagggcgcatttgtcaaccgatttggcagaaattttgtacaacggtttctctcatgaccctcaacatacgtgtctaatacgtggtctgaattgatcaatatcttgatacagcttccatataaacctatctcccaattttgcttcaatagcataacagttctttttcaatattctttgtttgtctactgcgcatagaactcaacaaatgcgacccatggtgaagggtatataagattcggcccggccgaacttggcacgttcttacttgtttacaatCAAAATGTTTGAGGTCATAACAACTAGACTTCTCATTTAACGGTAAATCTCTTCGCTTTAAATCTAGCATTCGGATAGTGAAAGAACATACCACAAATATAGAGCtgtatttctctctctctctctctctcctttaACAATACATTTGTTAGCATTCGTATGTAGTAGTAATGTGTAAAAAACACATACTTAAATAGTTTGGAAATTGCCaagataattttttaattatacacTCTAAATAAGACGAAATAAAGCCACACAATAATTAtacatgtcgccagcattaatcTTCAAATAACCCAATTGATTCCTTGACCCTCGTGCATCTTAACACCATTAATGTTGTGAGTAGAGTTATGCTAACAAAGCTTTGGTGTATTTTGTCTCAAATAACACACGCCACACACATCCCGCATATTTATATTAATAGCCAATTCTCAAACATCGCCACCATCAGCTGGTGGTTACCCACCTGCACCCACCTGATTATCTCTTAAATTATTTGGCATTTTACCGGTCGTTTTTGTAGTGTTTAAACTTGACACCTtagatagaaaaacaaaaaaaaacacacacaccaacaaaaacaaaactatgAATGTAGATACATAGTTTATTTTCCTAACGTCATCATCATTTGTTGTGACTAGTGCCAGCAAAATAGACAGACAATGCAAGGAGataagaaatgaaaaaatgtGACAACAAGGCCGGCATTAGTTTGGCTGTGAAGAAATTATTTAtgcaaaggtttttttttaatggtaaCTTGATTAATTAACACCAACCCAATTGGCTGATGGACAAACAATTGGAtgaaaacagtgttgccaatgagaaaaaaatgcataacaGCTTTTCGTTACTAAGATTTGTAAACAAGAATATAGATACAATTCCAAATTGAATGGGGTTTTTTAAtgtgaaaaatattgaaaacaagaatggtattggttttaaattaTTCATGTTAGACTTTTTTCAATCACAATCTCAGTAATTTGATTAAAACTGTGCAATTGACTGATGAACACAATTAGGTgaaaacagtgttgccactgaGAAAGTTTTCAATGAGACTTTtcgttattgttgttattttaaattggtgttattt from the Stomoxys calcitrans chromosome 1, idStoCalc2.1, whole genome shotgun sequence genome contains:
- the LOC131997669 gene encoding histone-lysine N-methyltransferase SETMAR-like, with the protein product MRHGSTTILQRQKNNPNNGLKLEEVPQKKKAKAIQSAVKVVATFFWVFKGILMLDYLQKGKTINSEYYCNLLDQLNVQIREKRPGLQHKKIVFHQDNAPAHKSVLTMAKINELKYELLDHPSNEDAITVENHYFNQDIELLDKR